The segment TTTGGAATAAAGGATCTTCTACAGGAAGTTGTAAAGCTATTTGTTCGGTGCGATTATCAATAAAAACATAGCTTCGCTTAATGGGAACCAGTGCCGCAGCTGAAATCAATAGAATAAGGACTAATAATGAGATAAGAAAGGGCTGCATCGGCTTCGCTTGCATTCCACATGCTCCTCCATTGCGTAAATAAATAACGACGATAAAGCTTGCGCTTTATCGTCTGCGATTTCTAAGTATGCTATTTGTTTACTTCGTCGAAATATTTTTGTGCTCCTGGGTGTACATCTATTCCAATGCCATCCAATGCAGTTTCCGCTTTGATGAAGTCGGCTTTAGCGTGCTGGATTTGATCGGTGTTTTCATAGATCGCTTTTGTAATATCGTAAACAAGATCTTCAGAAATTTCGTCTTGAACGACTAGCATAGCCAGTACAGAAACCGTCGGTACATCTTCTGTTAACCCGTAAGTCCCGGACTTGATTGTATCGTTGGTATAGTAAGGATATTTTTCAATCAGTTCTTTCGCTTTTTCTTCCGTGACAGGCACGATATCAACATCAGCAGTTGCACTTAAGCTTTCAACTGCTCCTGTAGGGGTTCCTGCGGTGATGAAGGCAGCATCGATTTGTCCGGCTTGCAAACTTTCCTGGGATTCAGCAAAATCCAGGTTTTGTGCTTCGACATCTTCCATCGTCATGCCGTGGATCTCAAGCAGCTGCTCTGCATTGATATATGTCCCGGACCCTGGTGCCCCGACCGAAACTTTTTTTCCTTTCAAATCTTCGAAGGAAGCAATACCGGCATTGGCAGTTGTCACCAATTGAACCGTTTCGGGATAAAGAGCGCCAATTGCAGATACCGTATCGATTACTTCACCTTCAAACATATTTGTTCCTTCCGCTGCATAATAGGCCGTATCGGTTTGGACAAATGCAATCTGGGCGCCGCCATCAGCAAGTGCAGTCATATTGGCAGCAGAAGCCTGTGAAGACTCGGCAGTCGTATCAATTCCCGTTTCATTTTCAATGATTGTTGCCATCGCCCCACCTAAAGGATAATAAGTTCCAGTCGTTCCGCCGGTTAATATGCTAAGAAATTCAGGATTGGCCGAACCGCCGCCTTCTCCCCCTTCCCCGCTGTCAGTTGCCGTTTCTCCTCCGCATCCTGCCAAAAAAACCGATCCTGCCAATGCCATTGCAGCGAACAATCCGAATTTTTTGTTTGTCATAAAATGAATTCCCCCTTTTTTAGAATATTTCAAATTCATCATAACATGTCTTTAGACTTGTTTACCATCTGAATTTTCCAAAAATTAT is part of the Planococcus shenhongbingii genome and harbors:
- a CDS encoding TAXI family TRAP transporter solute-binding subunit, which encodes MTNKKFGLFAAMALAGSVFLAGCGGETATDSGEGGEGGGSANPEFLSILTGGTTGTYYPLGGAMATIIENETGIDTTAESSQASAANMTALADGGAQIAFVQTDTAYYAAEGTNMFEGEVIDTVSAIGALYPETVQLVTTANAGIASFEDLKGKKVSVGAPGSGTYINAEQLLEIHGMTMEDVEAQNLDFAESQESLQAGQIDAAFITAGTPTGAVESLSATADVDIVPVTEEKAKELIEKYPYYTNDTIKSGTYGLTEDVPTVSVLAMLVVQDEISEDLVYDITKAIYENTDQIQHAKADFIKAETALDGIGIDVHPGAQKYFDEVNK